ATCAGGTTCGGAGTCAAACCAGTATGTTCTTTGCCGTCCACCAGGATCTTGGCGCCGTCGGGTTCGGTGACTACAAAAAGCCCGCCCGGTTTGGCGGATTGGCCGGCCCCCGGCTTCCAGGAGGAGAATATCTCGGCCGCTTCCTTCATAGCGCTTAGCAAGTCAGCTATTTTCCCGTAATTACGGGAGAAAGACAGGTCTATGCCGCCGCTCTGGATGTCTATCATCCGCAGTTCCACCACATAGATAGCGCCTAATTTACCGATAGTGCCGCCGATCATCTTCTGGGCGCCCAGCAGTTGGCCGATTTCAACCAGGCAGGAGGCCTCGCTGCAGGCCCCGGTCATCTGGAAGCCCTGTTCTTTGAGGATTTCGTCTCTTTTTGATCTTTCCACCACATCGTAAACCCGGTATTCCACCAAACTGTTCAGCAGTTTGTCTGTCAGCAGGGAAAGCTCCTTCTGAGAAAGGCCCGAAGAGGTATTGAGGTCCATCACCGAGATAGTGGTTTTTTGTGTACCGCCCATGGCCAAGCCGGTCAATAAAAGACATAGACCAACAACCAGCGCCGCCTTTTTCATTTTACTCCTTTTATAGTTAGAGTTCCGCTTTGATCTCGAACCTGCTGCCTTCCGGCTTGCCCTCAATTGTTATAGCATCATTGGCACCTGCCGTCGGCAACAGGTCATTCCAGATCAATTTTATGACCTTTATATCCTCCTTATCACCCGATATTGTTAGGCTCTTCAGGGGCGTCTTGACGCTGACCTTGGCCTCGCTCTTGGCCTTGCGGACCGCGGCCAGGACCTCCATGGCCGCCCCGAAAGCATCGTTCACCCCTGGTTTTGCTATGCCGGAGAATTCCTTCTCTTCCGGCCAGGCAGAGGTGTGTATCGATTTATTTCGGCCTTGCTCCGAGGCGAATATCCAGCCCCAGGCCTCCTCGGTAAAGAAAGGGACAAACGGGGCGAACAGCCTCAACAGAACCGACAGGGTGAATTTCAGGGTGGCCAGGGCCGAGATCTTCCCCGGGGTCATCTCCTCCTGATAGGCCCGTACCTTGACCAACTCCAGATAATTATCGCAGAATTTTTCCCAGAAGAATGATTCGGTATACTGCAAAGCATCGGCGTATTCGAAATTATCAAAGTGCTTGCCAGCCTTGTTCACCACCTGCAGCAGATGATCCATAAAACTGCGGTCCAATTCCTCGGTGATCCTGTCCGAAGTCAGAGAAGCCAGATCCTGGTTCAGCAGGTGGCCGGATACGAACTTGGAGGCGTTGTACAACTTGGTGACCAGCCGCTTGCCGTTGGCAAACATGGCCTCATCGTAGGCGGTATCCACCCCAAGCCGGGCCTTGGCCGACCAGTAGCGGACCCCATCCGACGAATACTGCTGCAACAGATGTTCCGGGGTGATCACATTGCCTACGCTTTTGGACATCTTCTTACGGTCGGGATCCAGGATCCATCCGTTAACCAGCACGCTATGCCAAGGGATCTGGTTTTCGTGCAAATAAGCCTTGACTATGGTGTAGAAGGCCCAGGTGCGGATGATCTCAGGCCCCTGGGGGCGGATATCCATGGGAAACACCTTGCCGTGGCGACCATCATCCAGCGCCCAGTGACTGGCGATCTGCGGGGTCATGGAACTGGTGGCCCAGGTATCCATCACATCGGGGTCGCCAGTGAAACCGTTGGGCTTGTCCCGCAGGCTTTCATCGAATCCCGGGGCGGGATGCGACTGGGGATCGGTGGGTAGCATTTTTTCATCGGCCAGAATGGGATTTTCGTAGTCGGGATTACCTTCTGAGTCCAGCTTGTACCAGATGGGGAACGGCACCCCGAAATACCGCTGGCGGCTGACGCACCAATCCTGGTTCAAGCCCTGCACCCAGTTCTCGTAGCGAACCTTCATAAAATCGGGATGCCAATTGATCTTGTTGCCCTGTTCTATCAGGGCCTCTTTCTTATCCATTATCCGGATATACCACTGACGGGTGGGGATTATCTCCAGCGGGCGCTCGCCCTTCTCATACATTTTTACCGGATGCTCGATGGGCTTTGGCTCCTCGGTCAATGGCACACCCAGTCCCGGCAAGGCCTCAGCCTCTGAGGTTCTCAACATCTGAACTACTGCAGCCTGCGCCTGCTTGATGTTCTTTCCGGAGATCTGTCCGTAAAATTCATTGGCCTTGTCCACAGCCAGGCTTTCCCAACCCTGGGTACCGAACTGTACCGGCATCATCCGGCCGTTGCGGCCTATGGTCTGTCTGAGTGGAAGTTTGTACTGGCGCCACCATTCGACATCCATGACGTCGCCGAAGGTGCAGACCATCAGGATACCGGTGCCCTTCTCGGGATCGGCCTTGTCGTTGGCAATGATCGGCACCGGAACATGAAACAGCGGGGTCACCGCTTTTTTGCCGAACAACGATTTGTATCTCTCATCATCGGGATGGGCGATCACCGCCACGCAGGAGGCCAGCAATTCCGGCCTGGTGGTAGCAATGACAAACGATGCCGCTTGTGATGAGCCTGTCGAATCACCCTCTACTCCAAATCTGATGTTATGGAAGAATCCCGGTAAATTTTTATCCTCCACTTCGGCCTGTGATACCGCAGTCTGAAAATCAACATCCCACAGATGGGGGGCAAACATGGAGTAGACATGGCCGTCACGAAAAAGCTTTGCGAACGACAGCTGCGAGGTTCTCCGGCAGAGGTCGTCGATGGTGGCGTATTCCAGCCGCCAGTCGATGGACAGGCCCAGGTGCTGCCATAGCTGTTTGAAGACCTTTTCGTCCTCTCCGGTGACATTGTGGCAGAGCTCGATGAAATTGTCCCGGTTGATCTCCTCGGGACGAGATTTTTTATCGTTCTTGGGTTTGAAGCCGGGCTGATACGGCAGATGGGTGTTACACCGGACGTTGTAGAAATTCTGCACCCGCCGCTCGGTGGGAAGTCCGTTGTCATCCCAGCCCATGGGGTAGAATATATTTAAACCTTTCATCCTTTTCTGGCGGACGATCACGTCCTGTTGGATGTAGCCGAAGGCCGAGCCAACATGCAGAGAGCCGCTTACCGTGGGCGGCGGAGTATCAACCACGAACGTTTCATTGCGTCCGCGGTTTTCGTCCCACTGGAACATCTTCTCATCCAGCCAGCGCTGCATCAGCTTTTTTTCGATCTCGGCAAACTCGTATTTTTCTGGTATCTTTCCCATATAATCCAATCTCTGATTTAAATATAGAAATCCCGGCAATGATACAATATCCGGTGGTTTGAGTGTTGCGGTAATTTATAGCTTTGATCGTCATTTTACCTTAAATAAAATCTTCAAGTCAAGTTAAAAAGGGCCGCGTATAGCTGGTGCATCGCAATATCTGCTTGATATTATTTCATGATTATGATACTCTTTCGGAAACATATTGGATTGGAAGACCATGAGAAAGGCAATTCTGGGGCTGGACCTGGGCGGGACCAACATCAAATCCGTTATATTCGATCCTGTCCTCAATAAGATCATCACCCAAGGCCAGATACCGACCCAGGCCGGATTGGGTATCTCCCGAGTGGTCGACAACATCGTTTCTTCGATCAAGAACAACCTGGCCGCCGCGGAAAGATCAAGGCGCCGGATAACGGCTCTGGGCATCGGTTCAGCCGGGCTGGTGGAGAACGGCATGGTGCGTAATTCCCCCAATCTTCCCGGTTGGCAGGGAGCGGTTCCCCTGCTGAAATTGATCAGAAACAAAATGTCCGGAATAGATCTGTCGATCCTGATAGAAAATGACGTCAACTGCCTGGTGGCCGCCGAATATGCCATTGGAGCGGCCAAAGGATATTCAGAGGTGATAGGGCTGGCCATCGGCACCGGAGTGGGCGGGGGAATAATAATCGGCGGCAAGCTGGTGACCGGGGCTCATGGCGGGGCGGGTGAATTGGGCCATATGACGGTCAAGATGGACGGCCCGCGCTGTAAATGCGGCAATCACGGCTGCCTGGAGGCGATGGTCGGCACCGAAGCCATAATGGAGCGTTACCGCTCCCTGAATTCAAAATTCAGAATTCAAAATTCAGAATTCACCGTGGCTGAAATATCGGTTCGGGCCAAAAGGGGCGAGGTTGC
This genomic interval from Candidatus Edwardsbacteria bacterium contains the following:
- a CDS encoding ROK family protein, giving the protein MRKAILGLDLGGTNIKSVIFDPVLNKIITQGQIPTQAGLGISRVVDNIVSSIKNNLAAAERSRRRITALGIGSAGLVENGMVRNSPNLPGWQGAVPLLKLIRNKMSGIDLSILIENDVNCLVAAEYAIGAAKGYSEVIGLAIGTGVGGGIIIGGKLVTGAHGGAGELGHMTVKMDGPRCKCGNHGCLEAMVGTEAIMERYRSLNSKFRIQNSEFTVAEISVRAKRGEVAAVKTFFETGKILGVALASIANIFNPQVIVLGGGVIQAGKFLIDPAKEEMHKRVMPYNAKGLKIKTARLGPVAGAVGAAILVYRYSAK
- the valS gene encoding valine--tRNA ligase, whose protein sequence is MGKIPEKYEFAEIEKKLMQRWLDEKMFQWDENRGRNETFVVDTPPPTVSGSLHVGSAFGYIQQDVIVRQKRMKGLNIFYPMGWDDNGLPTERRVQNFYNVRCNTHLPYQPGFKPKNDKKSRPEEINRDNFIELCHNVTGEDEKVFKQLWQHLGLSIDWRLEYATIDDLCRRTSQLSFAKLFRDGHVYSMFAPHLWDVDFQTAVSQAEVEDKNLPGFFHNIRFGVEGDSTGSSQAASFVIATTRPELLASCVAVIAHPDDERYKSLFGKKAVTPLFHVPVPIIANDKADPEKGTGILMVCTFGDVMDVEWWRQYKLPLRQTIGRNGRMMPVQFGTQGWESLAVDKANEFYGQISGKNIKQAQAAVVQMLRTSEAEALPGLGVPLTEEPKPIEHPVKMYEKGERPLEIIPTRQWYIRIMDKKEALIEQGNKINWHPDFMKVRYENWVQGLNQDWCVSRQRYFGVPFPIWYKLDSEGNPDYENPILADEKMLPTDPQSHPAPGFDESLRDKPNGFTGDPDVMDTWATSSMTPQIASHWALDDGRHGKVFPMDIRPQGPEIIRTWAFYTIVKAYLHENQIPWHSVLVNGWILDPDRKKMSKSVGNVITPEHLLQQYSSDGVRYWSAKARLGVDTAYDEAMFANGKRLVTKLYNASKFVSGHLLNQDLASLTSDRITEELDRSFMDHLLQVVNKAGKHFDNFEYADALQYTESFFWEKFCDNYLELVKVRAYQEEMTPGKISALATLKFTLSVLLRLFAPFVPFFTEEAWGWIFASEQGRNKSIHTSAWPEEKEFSGIAKPGVNDAFGAAMEVLAAVRKAKSEAKVSVKTPLKSLTISGDKEDIKVIKLIWNDLLPTAGANDAITIEGKPEGSRFEIKAEL
- a CDS encoding CsgG/HfaB family protein, with product MKKAALVVGLCLLLTGLAMGGTQKTTISVMDLNTSSGLSQKELSLLTDKLLNSLVEYRVYDVVERSKRDEILKEQGFQMTGACSEASCLVEIGQLLGAQKMIGGTIGKLGAIYVVELRMIDIQSGGIDLSFSRNYGKIADLLSAMKEAAEIFSSWKPGAGQSAKPGGLFVVTEPDGAKILVDGKEHTGLTPNL